A portion of the Microlunatus phosphovorus NM-1 genome contains these proteins:
- a CDS encoding NUDIX hydrolase: MEHDGNGWVRCDLGHRHWGRYGAAGLLLVDRRTPAGEPLVLLQHRAAWTANGDTWGIPGGARDSHETPAEGALREAHEETGIGSAAVRIRIGGELLDDHGSWSYTTVLAELAAPVTLVPQEESAELRWVPVPEVASLDLHPGFAKTWPILRQRLAAPT, translated from the coding sequence GTGGAGCATGACGGCAACGGCTGGGTTCGTTGCGATCTGGGTCACCGGCACTGGGGACGCTACGGCGCGGCCGGGCTGTTGCTCGTCGACCGGCGAACGCCCGCCGGCGAGCCACTCGTGTTGCTGCAACACCGCGCGGCGTGGACGGCCAACGGGGACACCTGGGGCATTCCCGGCGGCGCCCGCGATTCCCATGAGACTCCTGCCGAGGGCGCCCTTCGCGAGGCCCACGAAGAGACCGGGATCGGCTCGGCAGCCGTCCGGATCCGGATCGGCGGCGAGCTGCTCGACGACCACGGGAGCTGGTCCTATACGACCGTGCTCGCCGAGCTGGCGGCACCGGTGACCCTGGTGCCGCAGGAGGAGTCCGCAGAACTGCGCTGGGTGCCCGTGCCGGAGGTGGCTTCGCTGGACCTGCATCCAGGTTTCGCCAAGACCTGGCCGATCCTCCGCCAGCGGCTGGCTGCGCCGACCTAG
- a CDS encoding ArsR/SmtB family transcription factor, which translates to MQALDALGEPVRRRILEIIADTEVAAGVIADALRDELGLSQPGCSQHLKVLRESGLLQMRAVGTSRLYRIDAERLADAAAWFDQFNRFGDQWRQPLDALETELARGRRERRRSTGDAAGGDPPRAARTSCAAGP; encoded by the coding sequence GTGCAGGCGCTCGACGCACTGGGCGAGCCCGTACGCCGGCGCATCCTCGAGATCATCGCCGACACAGAGGTGGCGGCCGGCGTGATCGCCGACGCCCTGCGCGACGAACTCGGGCTGTCGCAGCCCGGATGTTCCCAGCACCTGAAAGTGCTACGCGAGTCCGGGCTGCTGCAGATGCGAGCTGTGGGCACGTCGCGCCTGTATCGGATCGATGCCGAACGACTCGCCGACGCGGCAGCCTGGTTCGATCAGTTCAACCGGTTCGGAGACCAGTGGCGGCAGCCCCTCGACGCGCTGGAAACCGAGCTCGCCCGTGGCCGCCGGGAGCGCCGTCGATCGACTGGTGATGCTGCGGGCGGTGACCCGCCGCGGGCCGCGCGTACGTCCTGCGCCGCCGGGCCATAG
- a CDS encoding SRPBCC family protein, with the protein MTTPTEDPIALVGAIERRVVPTEVSGQPARVVTARRTYRGAAVDDVWDALTNPERLPRWFLPISGELAVGGRYQLEGNAGGEVRSCDPPREFQVTWEAMGAISWLAVELCEVADGTQVELRHTQHSDHDFWRQYGPGATGVGWDLSLIGLGLHLAGAAQLDPAEFEAWSISEAGKVFVTGSAEGWAEADIAGGADEDAARAAGRNTGAFYRGESGESH; encoded by the coding sequence ATGACCACACCCACCGAGGATCCGATCGCGCTGGTCGGTGCGATCGAGCGTCGCGTCGTCCCCACCGAGGTCAGCGGCCAGCCGGCCCGCGTCGTCACTGCCCGCCGGACCTACCGTGGCGCGGCCGTCGACGATGTCTGGGACGCGCTGACCAACCCCGAACGGCTGCCGCGCTGGTTCCTGCCGATCAGCGGTGAACTGGCCGTCGGGGGCCGCTACCAGCTGGAAGGCAATGCCGGTGGAGAGGTCCGCAGCTGCGATCCGCCGCGGGAGTTTCAGGTCACCTGGGAGGCGATGGGTGCGATCAGCTGGCTGGCTGTCGAACTCTGCGAGGTCGCCGACGGGACGCAGGTGGAACTGCGGCACACCCAGCACAGCGACCATGATTTCTGGCGGCAATACGGTCCGGGCGCGACCGGCGTGGGATGGGACCTCAGCCTGATCGGGCTCGGGTTGCATCTGGCCGGTGCGGCCCAGCTCGATCCAGCCGAGTTCGAGGCCTGGTCGATTTCTGAGGCCGGCAAGGTCTTCGTCACCGGCAGTGCCGAGGGTTGGGCCGAGGCCGACATCGCCGGCGGTGCCGACGAGGATGCGGCTCGGGCGGCGGGGCGCAACACGGGTGCCTTCTATCGCGGCGAGTCGGGGGAGTCGCACTGA
- a CDS encoding ammonium transporter, translating to MSPLELNSGDTAWMLTSAALVLLMTPGLALFYGGMVRAKSVLNMMMMSFGAMAIIAILWVLYGYSFAFGNDVGAGLLGNPGEFLGLKGLMAETDASYPTMAFVAFQAMFAIITVALISGAIADRAKFSTWMIFAALWATIVYFPIAHWVFDFTLTDDNDVVTHTGGWIANNLAAIDFAGGTAVHINAGAAGLALALVLGKRIGFKKDPMRPHNLPLVMLGAGLLWFGWFGFNAGSAVSAGNTASVAFVNTLVATAAASLAWLITEKIRDGHATSLGAASGIVAGLVAITPSCSSVSPIGAIILGLVAGVLCALAIGLKYKLGYDDSLDVVGVHLVGGLWGTIAIGFFATAAAPAGVDGLFYGGGFDQLWRQAVGAFAVLIVSFVVTYLIGLILEKTIGFRVDSDDEQRGVDQTEHAETGYDLTPIGALGRGLSFGGAHTGGATAPKNQEVKA from the coding sequence ATGAGTCCACTCGAACTGAATTCGGGCGATACCGCCTGGATGCTGACCTCGGCGGCTCTGGTGCTCTTGATGACACCAGGCCTTGCGCTCTTCTACGGCGGCATGGTCCGCGCCAAGAGCGTCCTCAACATGATGATGATGAGCTTCGGCGCCATGGCCATCATCGCCATCCTCTGGGTCCTGTACGGCTACTCGTTCGCCTTCGGCAACGACGTCGGCGCGGGCCTGCTCGGCAACCCCGGCGAGTTCCTCGGCCTCAAGGGCCTGATGGCGGAGACCGACGCCAGCTACCCGACAATGGCCTTCGTCGCCTTCCAGGCCATGTTCGCCATCATCACGGTGGCCCTGATCTCGGGTGCCATCGCCGACCGCGCCAAGTTCTCCACCTGGATGATCTTCGCCGCCCTCTGGGCGACGATCGTCTACTTCCCGATCGCGCACTGGGTCTTCGACTTCACGTTGACCGATGACAACGACGTGGTCACCCACACCGGAGGCTGGATCGCCAACAACCTGGCGGCGATCGACTTCGCCGGTGGCACCGCGGTGCACATCAACGCCGGCGCCGCCGGCCTGGCGCTGGCCCTGGTGTTGGGCAAGCGGATCGGATTCAAGAAGGACCCGATGCGGCCGCACAACCTGCCGCTGGTGATGCTCGGCGCCGGTCTGCTGTGGTTCGGCTGGTTCGGCTTCAACGCCGGTTCCGCGGTCTCGGCCGGCAACACCGCCTCGGTGGCGTTCGTCAACACCCTGGTCGCCACCGCCGCAGCGTCCTTGGCCTGGCTGATCACCGAGAAGATCCGTGACGGCCACGCCACCTCGCTGGGTGCCGCCTCAGGCATCGTGGCCGGTCTGGTCGCGATCACCCCCTCGTGCTCATCGGTCAGCCCGATCGGCGCGATCATCCTCGGTCTGGTCGCCGGTGTGCTCTGTGCCCTGGCCATCGGCCTGAAGTACAAGCTCGGTTACGACGACTCGCTCGACGTGGTCGGCGTGCATCTCGTCGGCGGTCTCTGGGGCACGATCGCCATCGGCTTCTTCGCCACGGCAGCGGCTCCCGCCGGGGTCGACGGCCTGTTCTACGGCGGCGGCTTCGACCAGCTGTGGCGCCAGGCAGTGGGCGCGTTCGCGGTGCTGATCGTCTCGTTCGTGGTCACGTACCTGATCGGACTGATCCTGGAGAAGACCATCGGCTTCCGCGTCGACTCTGACGACGAGCAGCGCGGTGTGGATCAGACCGAGCACGCTGAGACCGGCTACGACCTGACGCCGATCGGCGCCCTCGGCCGCGGTCTGTCCTTCGGTGGCGCGCACACTGGTGGTGCCACCGCACCCAAGAATCAGGAGGTGAAGGCATGA
- a CDS encoding P-II family nitrogen regulator: protein MKLVTAIIKPHMLDEVKTALESFGVEGMTVSEAQGFGRQRGHTEVYRGAEYTVDLVPKVRLEVLVEDEDAKDIIDVLVKSARTGRIGDGKVWSVPVDEIVRVRTGERGLDAL, encoded by the coding sequence ATGAAGCTCGTGACCGCGATCATCAAGCCCCACATGCTCGACGAAGTGAAGACCGCCCTGGAGTCGTTCGGGGTCGAGGGAATGACCGTCAGCGAAGCCCAAGGCTTCGGTCGCCAGCGGGGCCACACCGAGGTCTACCGGGGCGCTGAGTACACCGTGGACCTGGTGCCGAAGGTAAGACTTGAGGTGCTCGTCGAGGACGAGGATGCCAAGGACATCATCGATGTCCTGGTGAAGAGCGCCCGGACCGGCCGTATCGGTGACGGCAAGGTCTGGTCCGTACCTGTGGACGAGATCGTCCGCGTGCGTACGGGAGAGCGCGGGCTGGACGCGCTCTGA
- a CDS encoding [protein-PII] uridylyltransferase — protein sequence MTECVEDALAELYTDAGGPQTGVALAAVGSLARRELGPRSDLDLVLLHDGTDRVRVSALAERLWYPLWDSSVRLDHSVRTPAECAEVASRELSAGVGLLDLRLVAGDGELTRAARSTLLTSWRGNARKRLPELLTAVEERHETFGDAAYLLEPDLKEARGGFRDMTMLRALAATWLTDRPHAGVREPYERLLDVRDALHLSSGRALDRLLVNEVGDVADRLEYADPDELHRTVSMAARRIGHALDLTCRAARQVLPVRRAISFVRRERRPEYVQAPHGLIIHSGEIGLDRNTRPDTPLLDLRAAALAAQRGLVLSPITADNLGEHAPAIATPWSASARESFVELLSCGTVLLPVWESLELAGCVVRWIPAWQGISAQPQHNPIHRHTVDRHSVQCVAEAQPHLTRVDRPDLLLVACLLHDIGKLPGAGARHPVVGAPIAREISAALGFDEADVALVERLVREHLTLAELATKRDHRDPATVDALIAAVDGRLETLHLLRCLTEADARAAGPAAWSPWRAQLVNALADSVESQLVGDQPQTPTDLVDLGLARSVSLDGRPRVQLESKPGGLQVVVAATDRIGLFAETAGLLAAHSVSVRSAALHTITTGLLQPVAIATWRVDSQHPGDLPHPTLLSQELSRLQDGDSTMLERVRIRESRASRRPRAARPFIGVIPDASASAAVIEVRTGDRSGLLFALANSLSELRLSIRSAHVSTLAGQAIDTFYLTEADGSLPSTDRVQAALTALTNGA from the coding sequence CTGACCGAGTGCGTCGAGGACGCTCTCGCAGAGCTGTACACCGATGCCGGCGGTCCGCAGACCGGCGTCGCCCTGGCCGCGGTCGGCAGCCTCGCCCGCCGTGAGCTCGGTCCCCGCTCCGACCTCGATCTGGTGCTGCTGCACGACGGCACCGACCGAGTACGGGTCAGCGCCCTGGCCGAGCGGCTCTGGTATCCGCTGTGGGACAGCTCGGTGCGCCTGGACCACTCCGTCCGTACGCCGGCCGAGTGTGCCGAAGTCGCGTCCCGGGAGCTGAGTGCCGGCGTCGGCCTGCTCGATCTGCGGCTGGTAGCCGGCGACGGCGAGCTCACCCGTGCCGCCAGATCGACCTTGTTGACCAGCTGGCGGGGCAACGCCCGCAAGAGACTGCCCGAGTTGCTGACTGCGGTCGAGGAACGACACGAGACCTTCGGCGATGCCGCGTACCTGTTGGAACCTGACCTCAAGGAGGCCCGTGGGGGTTTCCGGGACATGACCATGCTGCGGGCCCTGGCCGCGACCTGGTTGACCGATCGTCCGCATGCCGGCGTCAGGGAGCCGTACGAGCGGTTGCTCGATGTCCGGGACGCACTGCACCTGAGCTCGGGCCGAGCCCTGGATCGGCTGCTGGTCAACGAGGTCGGGGACGTGGCTGACCGACTCGAGTACGCCGACCCCGACGAGCTGCACCGCACCGTCAGCATGGCCGCCCGGCGCATCGGGCACGCCCTCGACCTGACCTGCCGAGCCGCCCGCCAGGTGCTGCCGGTGCGTCGCGCGATCAGCTTCGTCCGCCGGGAGCGGCGACCTGAATATGTCCAAGCGCCGCACGGCCTGATCATCCACAGCGGCGAGATCGGGTTGGATCGGAACACCCGCCCGGACACCCCTTTGCTCGACCTGCGCGCCGCTGCCCTGGCGGCGCAGCGCGGACTGGTGCTCTCCCCGATCACCGCGGACAATCTCGGCGAACACGCACCGGCCATCGCGACCCCTTGGTCGGCATCAGCCCGGGAGTCCTTTGTGGAGTTGTTGTCCTGCGGCACAGTGTTGCTGCCGGTCTGGGAGTCGCTGGAGCTGGCCGGTTGTGTCGTTCGCTGGATCCCCGCTTGGCAAGGCATCAGCGCCCAGCCCCAGCACAACCCGATCCACCGGCATACAGTCGACCGGCATTCGGTGCAGTGCGTGGCTGAGGCGCAGCCGCATCTCACCAGGGTGGATCGTCCCGACCTCCTGCTGGTGGCCTGTCTGCTCCATGACATCGGAAAGCTGCCCGGAGCCGGCGCCCGGCACCCAGTCGTCGGGGCGCCGATCGCACGGGAGATCTCGGCAGCGCTGGGCTTCGACGAGGCAGATGTCGCGCTGGTCGAGCGGCTGGTCCGTGAGCACCTCACCCTCGCCGAGTTGGCCACCAAACGCGACCACCGCGACCCGGCCACCGTCGACGCGCTGATCGCGGCGGTGGACGGGCGGCTGGAGACCCTGCACCTGCTGCGCTGTCTGACCGAGGCCGATGCCCGGGCCGCCGGGCCTGCGGCTTGGTCCCCCTGGCGGGCACAACTGGTCAACGCGTTGGCCGACAGCGTGGAGTCACAGCTGGTCGGAGATCAGCCACAGACTCCGACCGACCTGGTGGATCTGGGTCTGGCACGCTCGGTCAGCCTGGACGGGCGACCACGGGTGCAACTGGAGTCCAAGCCGGGTGGCCTTCAGGTGGTGGTCGCCGCCACCGACCGGATCGGCCTGTTCGCCGAGACCGCCGGCCTGTTGGCCGCGCACTCGGTATCGGTCCGCTCCGCTGCCCTGCACACGATCACGACCGGGCTGCTCCAACCTGTCGCGATCGCCACCTGGCGGGTCGACAGCCAGCATCCCGGCGACCTGCCCCACCCGACCCTGCTCAGCCAGGAGCTGAGCCGGCTCCAGGACGGTGACTCCACCATGCTCGAGCGGGTACGGATCCGTGAGTCGCGGGCGTCCCGACGACCACGGGCGGCGCGGCCCTTCATCGGCGTCATCCCGGACGCCAGCGCCAGCGCCGCGGTGATCGAGGTCCGGACCGGTGACCGAAGTGGGCTGCTGTTCGCCCTCGCCAATTCACTCAGCGAGCTCCGACTCTCCATCCGGTCGGCGCATGTCAGCACGCTGGCGGGCCAGGCCATCGACACCTTCTACCTGACCGAGGCAGACGGCTCGCTGCCATCGACCGATCGGGTTCAAGCAGCCCTGACAGCTCTCACCAACGGCGCGTAG
- a CDS encoding PfkB family carbohydrate kinase, whose protein sequence is MTKRFVVCGETLIDLIQAGGQNEGYVSSTWAATSAGGPMNSAVALGDLGADVHFLGRLSRDSFGKQLRGHIETSGVSLDLATESSQATSLAVVSLDAEGKASYTFHFTDTANFGWQEADLPNLTSDDWLHIASLACVVSPGSDVLLAWAHGVPSGISYDINVRPTVITDPEEYWARVRPWLRIVGQRKGILKASDEDIAFLAQATSPGADPLDLLGEWVAQYGASLGVVTLGPDGVAAIDAGGNRTHAAGFPTKLVDTVGAGDTFMAGFLDGYVNRELDLHSALVRGAAAASIVCSRRGAQPPNTAEVDALIGASRRSL, encoded by the coding sequence ATGACAAAGCGATTCGTCGTGTGCGGAGAGACCCTCATCGACCTGATCCAGGCTGGCGGCCAGAACGAAGGCTATGTCAGCTCGACGTGGGCCGCCACGTCCGCCGGCGGGCCGATGAACAGCGCGGTCGCCCTCGGTGACCTTGGCGCCGACGTGCACTTCCTCGGTCGCTTGTCTCGCGACTCCTTCGGTAAGCAGCTCCGCGGCCACATCGAGACCTCCGGGGTGTCGCTCGACCTGGCCACCGAGTCTTCGCAGGCGACGTCACTGGCGGTGGTCAGCCTGGACGCGGAGGGCAAGGCGAGCTACACCTTCCACTTCACCGACACCGCGAACTTCGGTTGGCAGGAGGCTGACCTGCCGAACCTGACGTCGGACGACTGGCTGCACATCGCCTCGCTCGCCTGTGTCGTCAGTCCCGGTAGCGATGTGCTGCTCGCCTGGGCGCACGGCGTGCCGTCGGGGATCTCCTACGACATCAACGTCCGACCGACCGTCATCACCGATCCGGAGGAGTACTGGGCGAGGGTGCGGCCCTGGCTGCGGATCGTCGGCCAGCGCAAGGGCATTCTCAAGGCCAGCGACGAGGACATCGCCTTCCTCGCCCAGGCCACGTCGCCCGGAGCCGACCCATTGGATCTGCTGGGCGAGTGGGTGGCGCAGTACGGTGCCAGCCTCGGCGTGGTCACCCTCGGCCCGGACGGCGTGGCCGCTATCGACGCGGGGGGAAATCGGACGCACGCGGCCGGTTTCCCGACCAAACTGGTCGACACCGTCGGCGCCGGCGATACCTTCATGGCCGGATTCTTGGACGGGTACGTCAATCGTGAGTTGGATCTGCATTCGGCCTTGGTCCGCGGTGCGGCCGCAGCCTCCATCGTCTGTTCTCGGCGTGGCGCCCAGCCGCCGAACACGGCCGAGGTCGACGCCTTGATCGGTGCCAGTCGTCGCTCGCTGTGA
- a CDS encoding DUF4192 domain-containing protein — protein sequence MTRRTSSSRTASAAPTVLRIREPGDILGLIPYLLGFHPAESLVAAFVRQRRVVVTARVDLAATADLEALIDQFELVADQVDTRAIVLVGYSADESVRDVMRGLADVIPFDLVDVLAVSGDRWWSVCCDGDCCPAEGQAYDIEAHPLAVEAVMAGISATGTRDDIMALTAGPPAAERDRLTAAAEECAGKVDQLSRRRRRRRVRQLVDRVLSADGPTDAEAVEIAVLVRDIGVRDEVWAMMTRQDAEAYVALWRRVVAISVWPYEPAPLAMLGWAGWLDGNGALLNCCIDRLEQVAPDYGLLELCKQISNNAIPPRYLDQIADQLRIASGW from the coding sequence ATGACACGACGTACTTCTTCTTCCCGCACCGCGAGTGCGGCGCCGACCGTCCTCCGGATTCGTGAGCCAGGTGACATCCTGGGCTTGATTCCCTATCTGCTGGGGTTCCACCCCGCTGAGTCCTTGGTGGCCGCGTTCGTCCGCCAACGCCGGGTGGTGGTGACGGCCCGGGTGGATCTGGCCGCGACCGCTGATCTGGAGGCGCTGATCGACCAGTTCGAGTTGGTCGCCGATCAGGTGGACACCCGCGCAATAGTGCTCGTCGGCTACAGCGCCGACGAGAGCGTCCGGGATGTGATGCGCGGCCTGGCCGACGTGATCCCGTTCGATCTGGTCGATGTCTTGGCAGTGTCGGGCGACCGGTGGTGGTCGGTGTGCTGTGACGGGGACTGCTGCCCAGCCGAAGGCCAGGCCTATGACATCGAGGCCCATCCGCTGGCGGTCGAGGCGGTGATGGCCGGGATATCCGCGACCGGCACCCGCGACGACATCATGGCACTCACCGCAGGACCGCCGGCGGCTGAGCGGGACCGGCTCACCGCGGCCGCGGAGGAATGTGCCGGCAAGGTCGACCAGCTGAGTCGGCGCCGCCGACGGCGACGGGTGCGACAACTGGTCGACCGGGTGCTGTCCGCCGACGGGCCGACCGACGCTGAGGCAGTGGAGATCGCAGTGCTGGTTCGCGACATCGGCGTCCGCGACGAGGTCTGGGCGATGATGACGCGCCAGGACGCCGAGGCGTACGTGGCGTTGTGGCGTCGGGTGGTCGCCATCAGCGTCTGGCCGTACGAGCCGGCGCCGCTGGCCATGCTCGGCTGGGCAGGTTGGCTGGACGGGAACGGAGCGTTGCTCAACTGTTGCATCGACCGTCTCGAGCAGGTGGCGCCGGACTACGGCCTGCTGGAGCTGTGCAAGCAGATCAGCAACAACGCCATCCCACCGCGGTACCTCGACCAGATCGCCGACCAGTTGCGCATCGCGTCGGGATGGTGA
- a CDS encoding DUF4352 domain-containing protein — translation MSESTGPGMGRPSGPDFAGPPVPGAGSPSAGSGWSPRQPSAEPPPSAPRPPRPPRSRLPAVLTAMAIAVVGLVVVLASVWAVHQDARQAAAPQPVPSPPATASPSPARQIEFTSDTGSGVLRIVRHSWDPAGSTADGKSLLTLEIAVSCTSGTLRYGPDSFEAFDQHGGLFESTYDPDSSTALELIRLSAGEEVSGTVTFEIPRGEVTLLLSDDLSRPVTALKVPD, via the coding sequence GTGAGCGAGTCGACCGGGCCTGGCATGGGCCGTCCGAGCGGACCGGACTTCGCCGGTCCCCCAGTGCCCGGCGCCGGATCCCCGTCCGCCGGGTCCGGCTGGTCGCCTCGGCAGCCATCGGCCGAGCCGCCCCCATCAGCGCCTCGGCCCCCGAGACCACCACGCAGTCGACTGCCTGCTGTGCTCACGGCGATGGCGATCGCCGTGGTCGGACTCGTCGTCGTGCTGGCCAGCGTCTGGGCCGTGCACCAGGATGCCCGGCAAGCCGCAGCGCCGCAGCCGGTGCCGAGCCCGCCGGCGACCGCCAGCCCGTCGCCGGCCAGGCAGATCGAGTTCACCAGCGACACCGGCAGTGGGGTCTTACGGATCGTGCGCCACAGCTGGGACCCGGCAGGCTCGACGGCCGACGGCAAGTCGCTGCTCACCCTGGAGATCGCGGTGAGCTGCACCAGCGGCACCCTGCGGTACGGCCCCGACTCCTTCGAGGCATTCGATCAGCATGGCGGGCTGTTCGAGTCCACGTACGACCCGGACTCCTCGACCGCGCTGGAGCTGATCCGGCTTTCGGCCGGAGAGGAGGTCAGCGGCACCGTCACGTTCGAGATCCCACGCGGTGAGGTGACGTTGCTGTTGAGCGATGATCTGTCCCGACCGGTCACGGCGCTCAAAGTGCCCGACTGA
- a CDS encoding aldose epimerase family protein, with protein sequence MPDLEELVVRGWEVLRLTSDSLVVELVPALGGTVTSLRRRADDLELLWQTPWGLRRRQAIELPGSTEVTRYTNSPGGWHPVFPNGGDGTSVHGAEWGFDGEARVTWLDWRLTGDSLVLQGRLTRSPFELTREVTLRDDQVTVADTVVNVGAEHIDVMWGQQIAFGAGLLGPDTVVHSGCTTVRPDGRLATSASYDDLLPWPRAYGRHGLVNLRGIGDGPETRMAYLCDFADASIRVQRPSAGLSVELQWDEFSWPHVWYELETGARKGFPWYGTGRYLAFTPCSSWPAHGLHDARRVSSTLMRIHEGGERTSYLRVRVQSTG encoded by the coding sequence GTGCCTGACCTCGAAGAGCTGGTCGTCCGCGGTTGGGAGGTCCTTCGCCTGACCTCGGACAGCCTGGTGGTGGAGTTGGTGCCGGCGCTCGGCGGCACTGTCACCTCGCTACGCCGCCGCGCCGACGATCTCGAGCTGCTCTGGCAGACTCCGTGGGGACTGCGTCGCCGGCAGGCGATCGAGCTGCCCGGCTCGACGGAGGTGACCAGGTACACCAACTCTCCCGGCGGCTGGCATCCGGTCTTCCCGAACGGCGGTGACGGCACCTCGGTCCACGGAGCCGAGTGGGGTTTCGACGGTGAGGCGCGGGTGACCTGGCTGGACTGGCGATTGACCGGTGACTCGCTGGTCCTGCAAGGCCGGCTCACCCGCTCGCCGTTCGAGCTGACCCGGGAGGTCACGCTGCGCGACGATCAGGTCACCGTTGCCGACACCGTGGTCAACGTGGGTGCGGAGCACATCGATGTGATGTGGGGTCAGCAGATCGCCTTCGGCGCCGGCCTGCTCGGACCGGACACCGTCGTGCACTCCGGCTGCACCACCGTCCGTCCGGACGGCCGGCTCGCCACCTCGGCCTCGTACGACGACCTGCTGCCCTGGCCGCGCGCGTACGGGCGGCACGGCTTGGTGAACCTGCGCGGCATCGGCGACGGCCCGGAGACCAGGATGGCCTATCTGTGCGACTTCGCCGATGCCTCGATCCGCGTCCAGCGGCCCAGCGCCGGCCTCTCCGTCGAACTGCAGTGGGACGAGTTCAGCTGGCCGCACGTCTGGTACGAACTGGAGACCGGCGCCCGAAAAGGGTTTCCCTGGTATGGCACCGGTCGATATCTCGCCTTCACTCCATGCTCGAGCTGGCCGGCACACGGTCTGCACGATGCTCGGCGCGTCTCATCGACCCTGATGCGCATCCACGAGGGAGGCGAACGGACCTCCTATCTGAGGGTACGAGTGCAGTCCACAGGCTGA